In Gammaproteobacteria bacterium, the DNA window CCTTGACGCTGATGCAGGGGCATTCCCGCGAGGTCATGGCCGCTGCCGATGTCGTGTTGCTGGCTTCAGGCACCGCGACTCTGGAGGCCATGCTGCTCAAGCGGCCTATGGTGGTAGCTTACCGGGTGGCGCCGCTCACGGCCTGGATCGCCCGGCGACTGGTGACGATTCGACATTTCGCCCTGCCCAATCTGCTGGCTGGGCGGGAAAGGGTCCCGGAATTTTTCCAGGAAGCGGCAACCACGCCACGCTTGGGCGCTGCGCTGCTGGAGTGGCTGGCGGATTCTTCCAGAGTTGAAGATCTGACCAGGGAATTCGAAGCGCTGCATATCTGCCTGCGTCACAACGCCACCGAACAAGCGGCAAATGCTATCGCTGACTTATTGGGGATTAGGGATTAGAGGATGGAAAGAAGCAGGACCTATCTCGTCAGTCGTAATGTCGCTAAATCCTGTCATGGTATAGTCTTGCCGATTGTGATCCCCATATTCTTGGTGAATCCAGTTTGAATGGAACTGTCTAATCAGTGTAGAAGACTGATCCAGATGATGCCTCGTTTGGAGGAGTACTGCCATGAACAGGCGTTGGTGCATAAATACCTTTTGGACTGTCAAAGTAGTTAAGCCCCCCGACTGGAGAAGCTGTCATGACCGCCGAAGCGATTCCAGCGGCACAAACGGCCCCTCAAAAAGTCCAGTATCGAGTTACGAACTGGCCCGAGTATGATCGCGCCTTGGTGCGACGGGGCCGTTTGACGATCGGGTTTGACGAGGAATTTTTGCGCGAGCACTGGCGGCCCGCGCCGACGGGCCGACGGGGTGCACCGTTCTAGTATTCCGATAGCGCCATTCAAGCGCTGTTGACCCTGAAGGCGGTGTTCGATGTGCCCTACCGCATGGTGGAAGGGCTGGCGGGTTCGATCGTCTCGTTGATGGGATTGACGTTGTCCATTCCCGACCACACCCTGCTGTCGCGCCGGGCCCAGACCCTGACGGTCCAGATTCCGCGCCGCCAGCGGGCCAAACCGATGCATGTGGTGGTGGATTCGACCGGGTTGAAGATCGACGGCGAAGGGGAGTGGAAGGTACGCCGGCATGGGGCGGGGAAGCGGCGGACGTGGCGTAAGGTGCATTTGGCCTTTGATGCGGAGGTCAAAGATGCCCTGGCCGTCGAGGTGACCACGGAGGCCTGGACGGACGGTGAAGTGTTCCAGGGATTGCTCGATCAAATTGAGAGGGACATTGCGCAAGTGGATGGGGATGGCGCTTACGACACCCGCGGCGTGTACGACGCGGCTATGAAACGCGAGGCGACGGTGGCGGTGCCGCCCCGAGAGAATGCCGTGCCGTGGGAGGCGGATCATCCCCGCACTCAAGCAGTGGCCACCATCGCCGGGCAGGGGCTGCCCGCCTGGAAACAAGCCGTCGGCTATCATCGCCGCAGTCTCGCCGAACATGGCATCGACCGCTTTAAACAACGGTTCGGTGAGCGTCTGGCCTCCCGCCTTTTCGAAACCCAGGTCACGGAGGTGCATGTCCGAGTGGCCGCCTTGAATGTCATGACCTACCTCGGCATGCCCGTTTCCGTCCCCTGCAGGGCTATTCTGTCTTGAAAAAACAGAGAGAGGGGAAAATATCGCCCTCAGTTTATTTATGCACCAACGCCGAGCCAGTCATCAATGCTCGTTCGATCGATACCGAATAAATCAGCCACTCACTCTGGGCTATAGTGCTTTTCATCGATCGCACGGACGGCAATCCGACGTAGATCATTCATCACTTCATCAGGGATTTTACGTGCATCAAACATCCACTCAGCGTTCATGGCAGTACTCCTCCAAACGAGGCATCATCTGGATCAGTCTTCTACACTGATTAGACAGTTCCATTCAAACTGGATTCACCAAGAATATGGGGATCACAATCGGCAAGACTAATGGACAACACCGATCATTCAGCGAGTGAGCAATGTTCAGCCAGTGGTTAAATCATACGGTTTACGTGAAGGTTTATGCGAACCGCATGGAACTGAAGCATCTATCGACCGGAAAGACCGTGACGGAAATCCCTGTTCAGCCTTTTACCACTGCACGGTTACTGGTAGGCCAATTCACGGTTGCCGAGGCCACGCTAGCAAAGGGTCTGCGTAGGTTAAAGCAGCGAGCGTGGTGGTTGATCAAGCCGTGCATTGTAATGCACCCTCTGGAAAAGACCGAACAAGGACTCAGCGAGGTCGAGGAGCGTGTTTTCAAGGAATTAGCAGCGGGGGCCGGCGCCAGAAAGACAGTGGTCTGGGTGGGGCCGGCGCTGATGGATCGTGAGGCCATAGCCGCCGTCAAGCGGGTCTGATCGGGTATTATGACGTACTGTGAGAAATTTGGTCGTCCTTCAGGGTCACCATCCAGGGCAATCGCGCTATGCAGGGAGTTGACAGGAGATGGAGGGCTGGGATAACGGAACCTGGTTATTGGATGGAGAGGACTGATATTGCCCCGATGACTCGACCCGCGCCCCTATTTCGCCGGCCTACCTGATCCGCGCCGCAAGACCCGGAACAAGCTCCATAAACTCCATGATATTCTGATGATGGTGCTCTGTGCGGTACTCAGTGGTGTGGAAGACTGGGTGGGGATGGCGGACTTTGCCGAAGAGAAGGAAGCCTGGTTGCGGGGGTTTTTGGAGTGACCCAATGGGATTTCCTCGCACGACACCTTGAGCGACGTGCTGGGGCGGATGGACCCGGTCGCGTTCCAGACGGTCTTTACCGCTTGGGCGACGGCCGCGTTACCTCATTGGGTCGGCCAACAGATTGGTGTGGATGGCAAGACGGTGCGCGGGAGCCGGGACGGTGAAAACCCGGCGGTGCATCTCGTCGGTGCGTTTGCCGGGCAGGCCCGTTGGGTGTTGGCGCAGCAGGCGGTGGCGGAGAAGTCCAACGAGATCACGGCGATCCCAAACCTGCTGGAGTTGCTTGACCTCCAGGGGGCGGTGGTGTCGCTCGACGCCATAGGTGGCCAAAAGACGATCGCCCGTCAGATTGTGGAGGGGGCGCCGACTACGTACTGGCGCTCAAGGACAACCATCCAACCGTCTGCGAGGACGTCCAGCTCTGGCTGGATACCGAAGTGGCGTGCGCGCGCCTGCCCGTGCTGGAAACGGTGGAAAAAGACCACGGCCGGATCGAGATTCGCCGCTATGCCCTGAGCAGCCAGATCGACTGGCTGGAAGCGAAACCGGATTGGGTGGGACTCCACGCGGTCGGCCGGGTGGAGTCCATCCGGCTCATCGGCAACCACACGCGTACCGAATGTCGCTATTTCCTGTGCTCGCTGGCGGATCGCGACCGGTTTGCCGCCACCGTCCGCGGCCATTGGGGGATCGAAAACCAACAGCACTGGGTCTTGGACGTGCAATTTGGCGAAGATGCCTGCCGGACTCGAAAGAATCACTCGGCGGCGAATTTGGCCGTGATTCGTCGCATGGCTCGCAACGTGTTGCGCCACAACGGCCCGCCGCGCGACAGCATCCGCCGCCGTAAACTCCGGGCCACCCTCAATGATGATTACCGGTTACGTCTCCTCTTCGGCCAGCCCAGTCCGATTACCACATAGCGCGATTGCCCTGGGTCACCATCGGCGCTGCGACCTTGCGGCGAATTTGCCCACCACGAGGCGCCGAGCAGCAGGTCTTCTGCTGGATATGAACCCTTAACTTAAACAAAGCGAATCCCCAACGTTGCCGGAGGGTGGTTCGGATTCCCCGGCACCAGTAGGGAAGGTGATCGCGCTATTGCAATGCCCCTGTCACGCAATCGGTGGGACAACGCCCTGTTCTCGTTGGATCGCCTGTGCCCTAGCCGAGCGCTCCAACAACCGATCCGCGTAGGTCTCCAGCGTCGCATGACCGAACGGCATTGCAAACGCGCGCGCCCAGGCTAATGTGTGCGCGGCGAGAAGATCGGCTACCGTGAAGCGCTCTCCGACCAGAAACGTCCGCTCGCCTAAGCCGGTCGCCAACACACGTGCGGCCACGCCCCATTCCCAGTGCGCCGTATCGAAAATCGCCGGGACGCGCCGCTTTTCCGGTAAGGCGAAGCGATGTTTAGTGATCGTCCACAACGGTTGTTCTAGTTCGCTCAGGATGAAAAAGCACCACTGATTATACAGCGCGCGCTCCACGGAACCGGGGGGTGGCGTCAGACCGCTGGTGGAGAAGCGGTCGCCAAGATAGGTGCAAATCGCCGCCGATTCGTTCAGAATCAACTCGCCATCGACCAGCGTCGGCACCTTGCCGCCGGGATTAAGCGCCAGGTAATCCGGTTGGCGACCATCACCGGCCAACAAGTTGACCGGGTGATATTCGTAAGTCGCGCCGACTTCCTCCAATGCCCAGACCACGCGTTGGGAGCGCGTATTCGGGCAACCATAGACGTGCAACATTTCGTTTCTCCGCAAAAGAGCAGGGTGTTTATCACTATAGGCGTCCAGGTTAGGTCACGCCTGGGAAAATCACGATGTGCGGGGTGGACCCGGCGTAATGCAGGACAACGCGCTCTGTTTCTCAATGATTGGAAAAACTCCATATTAAACTACTTCATGCATCGCGTAACGACCGAGGTGATTGAAGCTTACCACCTATCAGTTCTGCATCACAGGCCGTTGTAGATGTTGTAGCCCGGATGAAGCGAAGCGGAATCCAGGGCTACGAGTTACGAGCTGCAAGCTATCGATCTGTCCGCGATGAGGAACTGATAGGTGGTAAGCATTAAGTCCTCACCATCTATCAGCTTGTTCCAAAACAAGGTCACAGCGCATTTTGATAGATTTCCTGCAACCTTGGGGCGTTAAGAACGGAGTCAATCCGCCAGCAGCCAGTCGCGCACTACGGCGATTTGATCGTCGGCCATCAGCGCCGGGGCATGGCCCATACCGGGAAACTCGATCAATTTCGCCTTGGGGCCGCGTTCGGTCATGGCGACCGCGTCAGCATGATCCAGTATGTCGGAATATTCGCCGCGCAGCACCAGGGTTGGGCAGGGTACAGCGTCCCACAATGGCCACAGGTCAATATCCTTCAAGTCTAGCGTCTTGAAATTCACGGCGATGCCCGGATCGTAAGCGAGCGTATAGCGACCATCCTCCAGTTGCCGGGCGCTATGCACCGTCATATGCCGCCATTGCTCATCCGTTAAATTGCCGAATGCGGCGGCGATCGTGCGCAGGAAGCGCTCCATTTTATCAATGCTTTCAAAGACGATAATCTGGCCGACATAATCCGCAACCCGCTCCAGTCCCGCAGCGGGAATGCGCGGACCAATATCATTGATAACCAGCTTGTGGATCGGAGTCCCGGTATGACTGGCCAGGAACAGGCCGATGAGGCCCCCCATCGATGTACCGACAAAATCCACCCGCTCGGCGTCAATGCGCGCCAGCAGCATAGCCATGTCGTTCACGTAAAGCGGATAGGTATAGTCCGCTTTGTCGGTCAGCCAGTCGCTTTGACCTCGTCCGACGACGTCCGGGCAAAGCACTCGATATTCCTGTTCCAGCGTGGCGGCCAGAAAATCGAAATCACGACCGGTGCGGGTCAACCCGTGGACACAGACCAGGACTTTGGGATTGTCGGGATCGCCCCATTCGGTGTAGTGGACCCGATGAAAGCCGTGGGGACCGAGAGCGCGATAATAGCGGGAAGTCATGCTCATCGAAAACGTGCTCCTCTCTCTCCCGCCTAAGGGGAGGATTGGGGTGGGAAATAAGGCATCTAAATGACCGAATTATCGGGAAAGCCAAACTGGATGGCTATAATAACCGCCATTCACCTCATAGGGAGCATATAAGCGCATGGCGATCCTGCATTACACCGAAAGCGGTCAGGGCGAACCATTGATTCTATTGCACAGCGGCGGCATGAGCGGCGCGGAATGGCAACCGCAACTTTCCCTGCTAGCGCGTCATTTCCGGGTGATTGTCCCTGATCATTTGGGACATGGCCGCACTCCCATGATCGCCGACCGGCTTACCGTCAGCGACATGGGCCGTGCTGTATTAGAACTGATGGATGAATTGACGTTGCCAGCGGCGAATTTGGCAGGTTCCTCGATGGGTGGAGCCGTGGCGCTGTGGCTGACCCTTCACTACCCCGCGCGGGTGAAACGGCTGGTATTGTATCGGATCGGCTACCGCAAGGATGAAGTCACCTATGCCGGAACCCGCAATATGGCTGACCCGGAGTACTGGCGCAGCGTGGGGATGCACAAATGGCTAAGCGACGTTCATCATCCCCAGGGCGGGCCGGATGCCTGGGAGGACGTCATCCTGCGGGTTTCAGAAGCGCTGGAACCGGCGACCAGCGATCATGCCCACGATCTGGAGATTCTGGAGCGCATCACTCAACCGACGCTGATCGTGGTCGGCGATCGTGACCCAGTAGCGCCGCTGGATCAGATTCTGGAAATGTTCGGCGCCATTCCAAACTGTGGACTCTGGATCATGCCGTATGCAACCCATGTGACTGCAACCAGTACCTGGCGAGCAGAATCGTTCGCGCTGGAGATCATCCGGTTTTTGCAACGGCGGGAATGACCGCGCGCAATGCCGCTCGTCGGAAATCATCAGCGACGGGCGCATTCGACCGGCCGGATTACATGAGCCAGCTTGTCAAGCACCCCGTTGACGAAACGATGGCCCTGTTCCGCGCCAAACAGCTTGGCCAACTCCACAGCTTCGTTGATGATGATCCGATAGGCGATGTCGGGACGTTGCATTAACTCATAGCCACCGATGCGCAGAATGGCTTGTTCTACCAGGTCCACCTGAACTAGTGGCCGATCCAGGAACGGCTCCAAAGCAGCGTCAATTTCGGTCATGCACTTAGGCGTTTCATGCACCAGTTCTCGAAAATAACCAGGATCGGCCTTGAGCAAATCCTGATCGGCCAGGAACTCGCTGGCAATGATCGCCGGGTCCTGACCCGTCATCTGCCACTGATACAATGCCTGCGCGGCGCAGCGCCGCGCCCAACTGCGTTTGCCGGGCAAATTTTTGCGAGGGGGTTCGGTCACTTTTCAACTTTCCAGTCGGCGCAGCAGGCTGACCATTTCCAGCACCGCCATCGCGGCTTCAACGCCCTTGTTGCCCGCCTTGGTTCCGGCGCGCTCCACCGCCTGTTCAATCGTGTCCACGGTCAACACGCCGAAACCGACCGGCAGATCGTACTTCAGCGAGACGCCGGCCAATCCTTTCACACACTCGCTGGCGACGTATTCGAAATGGGGAGTGCCGCCGCGAATAATCGCGCCCAGCGCGACAATACCGTCATAGCGTTCGCTGGCGGCCAAGCGCTGGGCGGCCAGGGGCAGTTCAAACGATCCGGGCGTCCAGATCAGGTCGATATTGGTCTCGGGCATCCCATGCCGGCGCAAGGCATCCACCGCGCCGTCAAT includes these proteins:
- a CDS encoding 1-pyrroline-5-carboxylate dehydrogenase: MELKHLSTGKTVTEIPVQPFTTARLLVGQFTVAEATLAKGLRRLKQRAWWLIKPCIVMHPLEKTEQGLSEVEERVFKELAAGAGARKTVVWVGPALMDREAIAAVKRV
- a CDS encoding glutathione S-transferase family protein, whose amino-acid sequence is MLHVYGCPNTRSQRVVWALEEVGATYEYHPVNLLAGDGRQPDYLALNPGGKVPTLVDGELILNESAAICTYLGDRFSTSGLTPPPGSVERALYNQWCFFILSELEQPLWTITKHRFALPEKRRVPAIFDTAHWEWGVAARVLATGLGERTFLVGERFTVADLLAAHTLAWARAFAMPFGHATLETYADRLLERSARAQAIQREQGVVPPIA
- a CDS encoding alpha/beta hydrolase is translated as MSMTSRYYRALGPHGFHRVHYTEWGDPDNPKVLVCVHGLTRTGRDFDFLAATLEQEYRVLCPDVVGRGQSDWLTDKADYTYPLYVNDMAMLLARIDAERVDFVGTSMGGLIGLFLASHTGTPIHKLVINDIGPRIPAAGLERVADYVGQIIVFESIDKMERFLRTIAAAFGNLTDEQWRHMTVHSARQLEDGRYTLAYDPGIAVNFKTLDLKDIDLWPLWDAVPCPTLVLRGEYSDILDHADAVAMTERGPKAKLIEFPGMGHAPALMADDQIAVVRDWLLAD
- a CDS encoding alpha/beta fold hydrolase, with protein sequence MAILHYTESGQGEPLILLHSGGMSGAEWQPQLSLLARHFRVIVPDHLGHGRTPMIADRLTVSDMGRAVLELMDELTLPAANLAGSSMGGAVALWLTLHYPARVKRLVLYRIGYRKDEVTYAGTRNMADPEYWRSVGMHKWLSDVHHPQGGPDAWEDVILRVSEALEPATSDHAHDLEILERITQPTLIVVGDRDPVAPLDQILEMFGAIPNCGLWIMPYATHVTATSTWRAESFALEIIRFLQRRE
- the nusB gene encoding transcription antitermination factor NusB, with the translated sequence MPGKRSWARRCAAQALYQWQMTGQDPAIIASEFLADQDLLKADPGYFRELVHETPKCMTEIDAALEPFLDRPLVQVDLVEQAILRIGGYELMQRPDIAYRIIINEAVELAKLFGAEQGHRFVNGVLDKLAHVIRPVECARR
- the ribE gene encoding 6,7-dimethyl-8-ribityllumazine synthase, yielding MQVNTIEGDFTPLQDARLALVAARFNSFIVQNLIDGAVDALRRHGMPETNIDLIWTPGSFELPLAAQRLAASERYDGIVALGAIIRGGTPHFEYVASECVKGLAGVSLKYDLPVGFGVLTVDTIEQAVERAGTKAGNKGVEAAMAVLEMVSLLRRLES